TTCAAGTCATTCAGATTCTTAtgatcagaggcggatctaaagGGGGGGACAGGGGCCtgccccccctaaattttgcgagttataattttattatatattaattttcatttttttttttttttttttacaatctcCCTCCAaaactcccccaaagttcctttggcattccgcctcaagtcattccccccccccccaatggatgttctggatccgccactgatgaTGCATCTCGAGTTACGTTCGAACGAATAacgtatataattttgttaattattattttagctGCAAAACAGTCTACAATTTAAAACTGatcgaaaaaaaagagtaggccTATATTGAGAACAAAATCTACGAGTttgattaatttaatataaaaccaCCGCTATGACGTATTAGtaactgtaaaataatttatatttgttgcCTGGAACAAATAATTGAGGGAGGTCATCTGAGCGTGACCCCCCTGGGCCTACGTTCTGCACCACAGGTAATCAaggacatgtttttaaaaacatatttacccCCACATCACATTCTTTGTAAATGAATACACTTGCACGATCagacaggccacggaaagaggGTGAGATTGTTATAAACAAGATCCTTTTGTCGTCATCGCAGGTCAAAGCGGTTTTTCGCCTTCACCTTGCTTGGTCTCTTCTATTATCTATTGACTATTATATATCTGCAAGAGTTACTGTCCGTCACTTCATTCCAACCAACTTGCGGTCGCCTGTCAAGTAAACAAAGACGCAAACAATCGAAAAGAATATGTCCCGATGGACACGGAATCTCTTGCTTCTAACTCGCCAGGCCAGAATACTGTCTCAAGTGCGGTTAACACACGTTGCTCCAATCGGGTACTTGCAATGTTCGAATCCGGTTTTGCTGGATAACTTTGGACGTCGCGAGGTTTTCGTTTGTCGGCGCGGACACGCGACTTGGGTCACGGCGGAAGATATGGATTATAAAGGCCAGATCCTCGTTTATTCCATTCTAGGATGCCCCCACTGCATGAAATCTAAAAACACCTTACAGAAACTCAACCTGCCGTATACGGATATTAACTTGGAGATGTTTCCGCAGTGTCGAGAACCGCTGAAGGAAAGGACGGGTAAACGGACGGTTCCTCAGATCTTTTTCAATGCTACTCATGTTGGAGGAAATGACGATCTACAGAACTTggtaaatatgaaatattatagTGTTATAGGGATAAATATGAAATGTATTGTGTTCTACTGGGgtaaataaaacttaaaatacCTCCACGAAACAGACACACCGGTGACATGTCAGATCGCCAAGTGCTGTAGCGATGGAAAGGAAATTGTAATTAACTTCCGTGTTGAAATTTAGTTTATTCATAGATATTATTGACGTTCAGtctagtttaaaataaataaatgaataaataaataaatactaatgtattattttagttttaaagatAGAATTGATAGAATTTATGATAGAAAAAGGCACTTGTAGGTAAGGCCTACAATGCTGGTTTAAGTCTAAAGATGCCTGCAACTGGGAGTGGCCAGTTACCGTATTTCCAGTAATAAGCGTCGGCCTCTAGTAAATGAAATAATGTAATGCAGTAAGGTGATcttacagggaacattttgttttccctatcttgattagcgatatttctactcaattgaaaattgattagcaactactgtttaatgttttaaaattgtgtgggTATCTTTGAACCTTGTGTAAGAAGTATGATCACCTCAAGTACATTAGGCAGTTGTGCACGTGACTTACATgcaaggtgatcttagtgctaagatcgtgTCGTAGAATGCGGCCTAGGACCCAGTTTTATGAaacgatcttagtgctaagatcaccttaagtgtatacagtagttatgcacttaaggtgatcttaacgctaaaATCACTTAACAAAATGGGCCCCCGTTCCaaaaagcaatcttagccctaagatcaccttaagtgcatagctactttatgcactaaggtgatcttagtgctatgatcacttcgtggaacggggccttgTTCTGTAAACCCTTGTGAAAGAAATAAATACTTTGCCTTTAATAAGCACAGGCCCTGTTCGACAAAGCGATCATAGCCTTAAGATCGTCTGACATCCATAACTATCTGAAGTGCATAACAATTGTTACAGACCCACCAAGTGTAAACTAATAATTACATTGCCTCCCATCTCCCCAATGTGATGAGTTTTGGAATCGGCCCTTAAAATATTGTGCCTGAActtcttttggatataggcatgttaataaAGTACCCATAACCCGTAAAATATTTCTCTTTCCCAAATtgggatgtttttgtttgttgtttttttacaccaGGTTAAAGACAAGTCTCGCCTGCAACAGCTGATTGAGGATGTGAAATTTAATGCACCTCCACCTGAAGCACCTGTACCACCTGACCCCAGCACAGCAGTGGTTGATGCAGGTAGGTGACAGGGTCAGTGGTAGTCATTGTATACTGTTCATCTATAGTGGGAGGTATGTAATGGATATTTCTCTAGTTTCTCATGGGGTAGAGCACAGAATATTAACCCTGTGGGTCACTGGTTCAAATACTCTCAATACTTGGAAGTGTATGTTGATTAAAAGTATCACACACATCCATTCaaccatctgtccatccatccatccattcatccattcattcatctatccatccccATCTATTTACTCACCCACATGTCTATTCAtctgcccatccatccatccatccattcatccatctatccatctatccatctatccatctatccatccagccatccagccatccagccatctatccatccatatgtAAAGACTGAAGTGTTTTCCACGTCATTcctaaaaatgtttgtaattaaacTATTGTAACAGgttcatttaataattctgctgATTGGGACCCACTGTCAACACACAGATCTGCCACTGGTGCGggcaagattttttttttgtgggtgggtGCATAGATACATGTGtacttgatgacaggataataaaGTTAAACCATTTTCCAATAATACTAGTACATGATACGGTGATTACTGCATTGAGTTAGCCACCGGCCCACTGTGATCGAAAGCCTTTTGTAATCAATAAATGTcaacttgttttaaaatagcatttgttatataatatacctgactttgaaaatgtaaggtttttaattacttttttaatatctacatttgacattttatctcatctttataaaccagtttagaaatttaaaaagtttaattaataatttttaaattatttcaagtctgttttcaaatttatatttttgcgtTCAGTGTTGAGAAAACGCTTGTGCCAATATAGGCTACGTGTTAGTGGTTGGGATGCTAAtttatagaaataaaacaatctttctaataattattgtaaatattattatctttctcctttttttctttctctttgaccATAGCAATACttttaggggtttgtatgtAGCTAGTGTGTGCCttagaggggtttttttttttttcttatcttttttttggggggggatggggggtatattgtggtatattgagaataattaaattatcctGTCATCAAATGCCTATGGGTGGGTGGGCATATACAACTGCTACCCTACcctaatctataatataatacacaaaatCGTTTTGACAATTTTCGATCATTCTGACTTGCATCttcttttaatttgtaattcaaACAACCTTCTTTGTACTTCACTTCATAAGGCTCTTTTCGCACTCAGGTCTAGTTGACTACCATGAACACATCATGCTAAATATCGCATagaaagatgaattccataaattcaATGGCAATGGAAGTGgccatctttgtcacttaacaTCAGGGCTctaaacggcctgtggccaggtcgccaaatgcaaccaatgtcctgtttgggcgacttattattattaaaaaataattgcgaTCTTTTTTAGAAGCTATAACATATGaaccactattaatatttgtattgcatatatttgttccacattaaaatcttgctcgtggttcatGGTTCGCTTaccttaatttgccaacatccattattatttttggggccaccatatttttttggcgagtttcggGCCTTACTTAACATTAAGTTTTCTATGCGACATGGCtgtgagaattgaaaatttgcgtaatccatttatgggttacgtaaaaacaaattcaggtaacccattttgtgTTTATGTAACCCATCATgatcaaaaaagaaatgttttatttaacgacgcactcaacacattttatttacggttatatggcgtcagacatatggttaaggaccacacagattttgagaggaaacccgctgtcgccactacatgggctactcttccgattggcagcaagggatcttttatttgtgcttcccacaggcaggatagcacaaaccatggcctttgttgaaccagttatggatcactggtcggtgcaagtggtttacatctacccactgagccttgcggagcactcactcagggtttggagtcggtatctggattaaaaatcccatgcctcgactgggatccgaacccagtacctaccagcctgtagaccaatggcctgccacgacgccaccgaggccggtccatcaTGATCATGTAAATGATGACCTAAATTCAATGTGCtaatgaaaaatgggttacacaaactATACTTACGTGAGCAGTGCGCGAACAAAACTATCGCTCtggcaattttcagaggcctgtatATTCTCTGCTagtgagggctggctatatacaggacagtctcttttttttctttttattttgggAGGGTGATGGGCGAGTCCAGTATTAGGACACCACACCCCATATAACCTTTCCCATGCTAAGCACAGGTTACATCTGGTATAATGTAATttgttgtaatgtttttaattttgtttattgtgtgtGCACAGGTTCAGGCAACTTTGTGTGTGAGCCGGACGAGTATGTCCAACTGGTGCAGGAACTGAGGAAGAGTGGTCTGATCGGCGATCACTGGCAGGGCATCCGCGTTCACCACAATTCGTTTGTCGGGCGGGACTTTGTCAACTGGGTCGTCAAAAACAAGCAATTAGGTAAACATTCTCTTTTTTAAAGTGAGGCATAATATGTGTTTGGTATGTCCAGgaatatgacatttttaaaagatagaatAGGACTGGTCagcttttaattattatacaaaaaaaaccccaaaacattcaACTCGGCCGTTTCGCAACGGTGTTAGAGAAACATATATAGTCTGATTTCGACAGGAGGATATAAACAATAGTGAATACATTTctttaatcataataatatataaatataaatatctttcaTGGTATCGAGAACAAATACAATGTACCTAAGCCATAAAGtagtcatgtttttttgttacatattaatacataatacattgttGTACAAATTTCATAAACTTTTATAACATTGTTCATAAACTTTTATAACATTGTTATAAAATTCATTGACTTGTCAAATATTCAAGCCTGCAACAACTTGTTTTACTCAAGTTCATCTGCATCATACAGTGATGTAAAACAAACCTTTGAATATACAACAAAcctttgatattaaaataaatgatttaaataaataaaatgtgtgacattattattattattattatttattattattattattttgtttgtttcttatcCATGTCTctatttcttccttttttttccagaGAGAAGTGATGCCATCATGATGGGTCAGGCCCTGATTGACAAACACTTTGGCCACAACATCAAGTCTGATTTGTCTTTCCAAGACAACGACGTGTATTACAGACTTCTGGACGATGAGGAGACTCATGCCCTGAATGCTGGACACATGTCTGACTGTGAACCTCAGGCAGGTATGTGGTCATAGCAGAAAATCTTGGACTTTTCTGTGTTTGAAGTTAGAATTATAATATTGGACTGtgtcttaaagccgcacaccctagttccatccagcgaaaataaatataatttggttaatctacaaacctgtaacacacttagatcacgtttttatcaaatggagtgaaaaagcaggttttatatcgataaataccatgggaatccccatgtcccaattgcttgaaataattttgaaagtttgtattctgatgtcaccggtagatgtcgctcgaagcacaacaatgcctacgtcacgacaaatttcacagacttggggtgcgttcttttcacctctcctggacatgttccaactgttctgtcctggttgtatcccctctccagatatcgtaggacttagcaaaattattggttttaagggtttgtaacgttttgtattgagatacttacttgtctgaactttattgttactgaaaatgttcacgaactgtgaagaaaaatctcacaaatgaacaacaacaaatcggatgttgattgcgcgaaccgtgcacgagaaaacaaaccgaaccaaaatgataacggtcacgtggtataccaacgtctgtgacattgaaatggaaatatcccgtctaaaaatagattagaccttgtctgcttaacttttttttttcaaacgtgcgtccgtttttcagaaatacgaaaaatgcattttgtggtattacaaacaccaggattaccaaaaaacacttcaggtgaatggaaatgtatattctaaataataaacggtaagtaaagtgccattttatttggaaaaaatgggtttaatagcgaaaaacaacgccgtaatggttaacaactagccgtaactagggtgtgtccctttaaagacatGTATGCTTTTTGGTTTTTGCACTCGCTTATTATGGCAAGCATGTCACAGgagaagggtttttttttaatgtaaactaaCCATCtcatggcaatttttttttttcacagtttgttattttgaaaagaacattactaaaaaaaaaacttgaatATATAAGCCTAGGCttctagtttttttttattatgctttGAGACCCAGCCTtctattttattaatgaaattttttaattgCATAAGATCATGTTTATAATGTAAGCTTGCAAACCTTCCCCTTTTCTGTTATTCTTGATATGTTGTCATATAAGATCTGAGACCCAGGTTTCCATTCAAGTCAGGCCATTATTCAATTATCTACAGTAGGGGTATAAAATGTGATAGTTCAATATGAAAATTAACCCATTAAAAAAATTCCTGATAATGCCAATGTtgttaatcaatattttatttaagctattattatttattaaaataaaagagattgaaagtatttataaatgactacaaattAATGTTTAGCTATTTCTGTTAACCAATTTTTCTGTTAACCAGTTTTCAAAAGTCACAATGTTGGATATGGCTGCCATGCAACTGGAAGCATGTGTTGCATCTTCTATGCATCGACAGAATCACACACATCAAATGATGCCATGGGTGTATGCACAACAGTCCACATACCACTCCCCATGTCATCACCATATGCATATCCGTTATCCATACTAAAATTGAATCATAATTCATAACAAAATAGGACTTTGTCACCTCAGTCTTAAATACCCTGATAACGAGTCTCAAAATACAGGGGTGTAggctgggtgggtgggtttgggTGGGTTTGGACAACCTCTCCCCACCTCCCTCCcagctgaagcaaatggtccactttcagaactaaaacatacaggtttatgcatacggagtttctggtggtgcaaaaacaatagaaaaaggATCCTcatggttcatattcgaaccccccccccccccactccactCCCGCCCAAGTCCAGGTCACACCCCTGAAATAGTCTAACGGGTTGTTTCCAGGAACACATTGGCACCCAACATCTCAAGTCCCTGATTCTATTAATTGTCAGTAAATgttgacattttgtttaaaatattgatacGGTTTTGatgaggtttttgttttttttggtgtggtTATTGCTTGGCTATCACCACAAGAAAGTTGTGATCAGATCTGCATAATTCATTTGCATGGTCCTATTGTTGGCTAACACCATTCCATGTGGTCATTATCACGGTTCACTAAACACTATTACTAAtcatgtataatgtatttaatgcaTGTGATATGGGATaaacaaactatatataatCTTCTAAAGGAAAAAGTAAATTATACCTGGAACTAGGCAGCTCTTTAGGAGCTGGTGGTCGGAGAACTATGCACAGCCATTTGAGGATAAGATTATTACTGTATATTACCAGTATTTTCCTTTTTTGTACACTataaaaataatctttaaaatagCCCAAAATTACCTTGTAAAACATTGCTATTTTGTTCTTCACATgatatgaaattaataaattgagaaagtaaaatgttcaaatattatatgtaaaagTAGTAAATAATATTGGCTATTTGGGGTTTGTCCA
The sequence above is drawn from the Gigantopelta aegis isolate Gae_Host chromosome 6, Gae_host_genome, whole genome shotgun sequence genome and encodes:
- the LOC121375589 gene encoding uncharacterized protein LOC121375589; the protein is MSRWTRNLLLLTRQARILSQVRLTHVAPIGYLQCSNPVLLDNFGRREVFVCRRGHATWVTAEDMDYKGQILVYSILGCPHCMKSKNTLQKLNLPYTDINLEMFPQCREPLKERTGKRTVPQIFFNATHVGGNDDLQNLVKDKSRLQQLIEDVKFNAPPPEAPVPPDPSTAVVDAGSGNFVCEPDEYVQLVQELRKSGLIGDHWQGIRVHHNSFVGRDFVNWVVKNKQLERSDAIMMGQALIDKHFGHNIKSDLSFQDNDVYYRLLDDEETHALNAGHMSDCEPQAAIELGEDLRKIILKLYSAFLSPDGKKVDYKGIGASVEFKHYVRLTKELQRVQIASSSREEKLAFFINIYNALVIHANIVRGPPDNLWQRYKFFHTVKYIIGGYAYSLQDIENGVLRSNRKGVGMIRRPFSSSDPRLKVALDRCEPLIHFALVCGARSCPPIKTYSPDKVDEQLRVAAEAFLESPDGCEVVMNNKTIYLTQILKWYQEDFGKDKAEMVSWVRDHVPEGEKRNHMSELIDGKKYKVTFMSYDWSVNS